One stretch of Rhodothermia bacterium DNA includes these proteins:
- a CDS encoding PorV/PorQ family protein has protein sequence MTHVHMKALVLLASLFLNLSFALAQSKTGTTIGQFLLIEPSARAMGMANASVTTYGDPSSGYFNPAAPAWEPRTAVQFSHGAWLAGISHQFATADLRLGQTDALSVSVTSLNSGEIAVRTVEQPLGTGEQYQVKDLALSVGYSRKLSDRFSAGVNLKYVTERIWNSALQAGALDFGVMYKLPFGAQLGASLSNFGTKGKFDGKDLRVRFDANPDKYGDNSSLPAALVTEAHQLPVLFRVGMDYPVSLGKKAQAIFAVNAYHPSDNTESVSFGTEITLFETFSLRGGYQHLFQQDHETGLTLGAGIHYEIDQYRFRFDYGWADFGRLGSSQRFGFAFEF, from the coding sequence ATGACCCATGTACATATGAAGGCGCTTGTACTTTTAGCTTCACTTTTCCTGAATCTGTCTTTTGCCCTTGCGCAGAGCAAAACAGGAACGACCATCGGTCAGTTTTTACTTATCGAACCAAGTGCCCGTGCAATGGGCATGGCAAATGCCTCGGTAACGACGTATGGCGATCCGTCATCAGGCTATTTTAATCCAGCAGCGCCGGCTTGGGAACCTCGGACGGCAGTTCAGTTCTCGCACGGTGCTTGGTTGGCTGGAATTTCCCACCAATTTGCAACTGCTGACCTACGCTTGGGGCAAACAGACGCCCTTTCGGTAAGTGTTACGTCCTTAAACTCTGGCGAAATTGCCGTCAGAACCGTAGAACAACCTTTGGGGACGGGCGAACAATATCAGGTGAAAGACTTGGCGCTTAGTGTGGGCTACAGCCGGAAACTAAGCGATCGGTTTTCGGCAGGGGTAAACCTCAAATATGTGACCGAGCGCATCTGGAACTCCGCCTTACAAGCAGGTGCGCTTGATTTTGGGGTGATGTATAAATTGCCGTTTGGGGCGCAATTAGGAGCGAGCCTGTCCAATTTTGGGACAAAAGGCAAGTTTGATGGCAAAGACTTGCGCGTCCGGTTTGATGCAAATCCAGACAAATACGGAGACAACTCCAGTCTCCCCGCCGCATTGGTGACGGAAGCTCACCAGTTGCCTGTACTTTTTCGGGTTGGGATGGATTATCCCGTTTCATTAGGCAAAAAAGCCCAAGCCATCTTTGCCGTTAATGCCTATCACCCAAGCGACAACACCGAAAGCGTGAGTTTTGGGACGGAAATCACCTTGTTCGAGACATTTTCTCTTCGTGGTGGATACCAACACCTGTTCCAACAAGACCACGAAACAGGGCTTACTTTGGGTGCGGGCATTCATTATGAGATTGACCAATATCGCTTCCGCTTTGATTATGGCTGGGCAGACTTTGGGCGGCTTGGGAGTAGCCAACGGTTTGGATTTGCCTTTGAGTTTTAG
- a CDS encoding T9SS type A sorting domain-containing protein produces MKRNGARYLFLMVVLSCLGYTRALLYAQTGPLPPINPTTRIGDKTAIIRWEAAERGIFGYYIYWSTNATGPFTSRTTVMQTQPYWVENSLQNNKTYYYKISAVNASFIEGEPSTPIAVTPQELSDEEFLNLMQQTAFDFFWNEANPEKGLIRDRSQRGSHASTASVGFGLPAIAVGIERGWITREAGRQRVLNTLRFFADVPTDEPSNSTGYKGFYYHFLNMTGGYREWSSELSTIDTALLLGGILFAKEYFSGNDAAETEIRDLATKINDRADWKWASPRAPRVSHGWKPESGLLPYDWAGFSEASILYIIGLGSPTYPLPATSWSAWTSTYTWQSHYGQSFVIFPPLFGHQYSHIFIDFRGIKDSYMNARGSDYFENAKRATLAQRAYCIANPKGFTDYGPNLWGITASDVPGGYKARGAPPDWGDDGTLNPTAPGGSFPFTPNESLAALREMYNRYCLNLWGAYGLKDAFNPTKNWFATDYIGIDQGPILLMIENHRTGLIWKYMMKSEVIQRGLRRAGFKGPGVANEAEIPPNSSTLIQSYPNPFSDELQIDTAFPHSGLATLEVFDVLGRAKHQEQKFLESGLQSWRLAGGEWPDGAYFVRITLNETVKVIKVIRHKESP; encoded by the coding sequence ATGAAAAGAAATGGTGCCAGATACCTATTCTTGATGGTTGTTTTGTCTTGCTTAGGCTATACACGAGCGCTTCTATATGCACAAACAGGGCCTTTACCACCCATCAACCCAACAACGCGAATCGGTGACAAAACAGCCATTATCCGTTGGGAAGCCGCCGAGAGAGGCATTTTTGGCTATTATATCTATTGGTCCACCAATGCAACAGGCCCATTTACCTCCAGAACAACCGTGATGCAAACGCAGCCCTATTGGGTGGAAAACAGCCTCCAAAACAACAAAACCTATTATTATAAGATCTCGGCAGTTAATGCAAGCTTTATCGAGGGGGAGCCATCAACACCAATAGCAGTAACGCCGCAAGAATTGAGCGATGAGGAATTTCTGAATTTGATGCAACAAACCGCGTTCGACTTCTTTTGGAACGAGGCCAATCCCGAAAAAGGCTTAATCCGAGACCGGAGCCAACGTGGATCACACGCCAGTACAGCCAGTGTGGGATTTGGTTTACCTGCCATTGCTGTGGGCATTGAGCGCGGATGGATCACCCGTGAAGCCGGACGCCAGCGGGTCTTAAACACCTTGCGCTTTTTTGCAGATGTCCCAACCGATGAGCCTTCAAATAGTACCGGATATAAAGGGTTTTACTACCACTTCTTGAACATGACAGGCGGATATCGCGAATGGAGTAGCGAACTTTCTACGATAGACACTGCACTTTTGCTGGGCGGCATTTTGTTCGCAAAGGAATACTTTTCTGGCAACGATGCTGCCGAAACCGAGATCCGAGACTTGGCTACAAAGATCAATGACCGAGCGGATTGGAAATGGGCTTCACCACGTGCGCCACGTGTTTCTCATGGCTGGAAGCCCGAATCTGGCCTTTTGCCCTACGATTGGGCTGGGTTTAGCGAAGCATCCATCTTGTACATCATTGGGCTGGGTTCGCCTACGTACCCGCTTCCGGCAACGTCTTGGAGCGCTTGGACGTCCACTTATACGTGGCAAAGCCATTATGGGCAGTCTTTTGTGATCTTTCCACCACTCTTCGGACACCAATATTCCCATATTTTTATTGACTTTAGGGGGATTAAAGATAGCTATATGAATGCACGTGGTTCCGATTATTTTGAAAACGCCAAAAGAGCTACCCTTGCTCAACGGGCCTATTGTATCGCGAATCCGAAAGGTTTTACCGATTATGGCCCAAACCTCTGGGGGATTACGGCTTCGGATGTGCCCGGCGGGTATAAAGCACGTGGCGCTCCTCCCGATTGGGGCGATGATGGGACGCTAAACCCAACAGCTCCCGGTGGATCTTTTCCCTTCACCCCGAACGAATCGTTGGCGGCACTTCGGGAGATGTATAACCGTTATTGCTTGAATTTATGGGGCGCATATGGCCTGAAAGATGCTTTTAATCCCACCAAAAACTGGTTCGCGACCGACTATATCGGCATTGATCAAGGCCCTATTTTGCTGATGATCGAAAACCACCGAACGGGTCTCATCTGGAAATACATGATGAAAAGCGAGGTCATACAAAGAGGGCTTCGGCGGGCTGGATTCAAAGGCCCCGGTGTAGCAAATGAGGCCGAGATTCCTCCAAATTCGTCCACCTTGATCCAAAGTTATCCCAATCCCTTTAGCGACGAACTACAAATAGATACGGCGTTTCCGCACAGTGGACTTGCCACCTTAGAAGTCTTTGATGTTTTAGGCCGTGCCAAACATCAAGAACAGAAGTTTCTCGAAAGTGGTCTGCAATCATGGCGATTAGCGGGTGGGGAATGGCCGGACGGGGCGTATTTTGTACGGATTACCCTGAATGAAACCGTGAAGGTGATTAAAGTTATTAGACATAAAGAAAGTCCTTAA
- a CDS encoding LacI family DNA-binding transcriptional regulator, with protein MAATIKDVAKESGVSVSTVSRWLTGGPVSRQKREVIQLAVRKLNFVSNGAARSLVTKKTYTLGVVLPDMYGGFYSEILRGLDRTAQDRGYHLLVSSSHNERKEIVRAIQAMQGRVDGLVVMSPDIDAASLQTNLPASLPVVLLNCYVEGDAFDSINVDNYGGSYSIVRHLTRLGHRKIGIITGSANNHEAQERYRGYEDALRDAGLTDPVLRYEGDFNEASGHKGALFLMRHPEPPTAIFAMNDGMAIGAMAALRGLGLKVPEDIAIVGFDDIPTSQYLEPPLTSVHVPIFEMGQRAMERLLMAIQEENDHTRRQEKFPTSLVIRQSCGQK; from the coding sequence ATGGCTGCTACAATAAAAGACGTTGCAAAAGAATCTGGGGTATCGGTCTCAACGGTCTCTCGGTGGTTGACGGGCGGGCCAGTGAGCCGTCAGAAGCGGGAAGTGATTCAACTTGCGGTTCGTAAACTCAATTTTGTCTCGAATGGTGCAGCCCGGAGTTTGGTGACCAAAAAAACCTATACCTTGGGCGTGGTTTTGCCCGACATGTATGGCGGTTTCTACTCTGAAATTTTGCGCGGATTAGACCGAACAGCCCAAGATCGAGGATATCATCTTTTGGTGTCAAGTTCGCATAATGAACGCAAGGAAATTGTACGAGCGATCCAAGCCATGCAAGGCCGTGTTGATGGCTTGGTGGTGATGTCGCCGGATATTGATGCCGCCTCTTTACAAACCAATCTCCCCGCTTCCCTTCCTGTTGTTCTCCTGAATTGTTATGTGGAAGGAGATGCCTTCGACTCCATCAACGTGGATAACTACGGCGGGTCATATTCCATTGTGCGCCATCTGACTCGTCTTGGCCATCGTAAGATTGGCATCATCACCGGTTCCGCCAACAACCATGAGGCCCAAGAACGTTATCGAGGCTATGAAGATGCCTTGCGAGATGCCGGATTAACCGATCCTGTTTTGCGGTACGAAGGTGATTTTAACGAAGCGAGTGGCCATAAAGGAGCCTTGTTCCTGATGCGTCATCCAGAACCCCCAACCGCCATTTTTGCAATGAACGATGGGATGGCCATCGGGGCAATGGCTGCTCTGCGTGGCCTTGGGCTTAAGGTTCCGGAAGATATTGCCATTGTGGGCTTTGACGATATCCCAACAAGTCAATACTTAGAACCCCCTTTAACCTCGGTGCATGTTCCCATTTTCGAGATGGGCCAACGTGCAATGGAGCGTTTACTTATGGCGATACAAGAAGAAAACGACCACACCCGTCGGCAGGAAAAGTTCCCAACCTCCCTTGTGATCCGGCAGTCCTGCGGTCAAAAATAA
- a CDS encoding T9SS type A sorting domain-containing protein has translation MKTFTIRMLLTALLCGTWGTAMAQRADAWWVRSTAGAAITLDGNLNEAAWAKAEAKTMEFGKSAGLPGSGWREEGGRGNNPTDPMKATLKFLLNGNKLYMGVAVADSSVGGSGDWATWDAFLMGFKDKTSANRPVPAAEYFYTFWSPDNPDATKSGAQPHFIGKFGGDGWPPFTAPPRDATRKGAWDGVIKVDGVVNDDSTPDKGYVIEMMFDLGVMGYDFTKATGDVGLFSLSIWDADWNWPRNAAKFASNRTWWQDPWGNADVLSQVQLWGRPDWTINSTGSAPAINVDGKIPNAAGETMPTVDGGLTEAVWTKAKGMDIRYGDKTLRGSYRGVGPFLSGEFQPEFNGVRADVLDPGDATVKWFYSGTKLYVSADVRDQVLTGDDNYDMWDGFRLMLLDRDPAALTSENVGEARQFVVRIGADGKMVTDGYLTDLIKSGKAEAALKFKGSSTVNDANDIDLGYTVEMVIDLAALGYPVGDNTLFAGLCLFDGDKLADPAKNYSTRTWWFKEHTGGATWAWLVMDDTFKIGVANEVNAEIPNGFKLEGNYPNPFNPSTTIRYALPQAGDVNLDVFDVTGRLVRTVNLGAQSAGSQGATFQANGLASGVYLYQLRVRTQAGVYTSPAGKMILMK, from the coding sequence ATGAAAACCTTTACAATCAGAATGTTGCTTACGGCCTTGCTCTGTGGTACGTGGGGAACCGCGATGGCACAACGGGCAGATGCTTGGTGGGTTCGTTCTACGGCAGGGGCGGCCATTACCTTGGATGGCAACCTTAACGAAGCGGCTTGGGCAAAAGCAGAAGCCAAAACGATGGAATTTGGCAAAAGTGCGGGCTTGCCCGGATCCGGATGGCGCGAAGAAGGTGGTCGGGGGAATAACCCAACCGACCCGATGAAGGCGACCCTGAAATTCCTTTTAAACGGTAACAAGTTGTATATGGGCGTTGCGGTTGCGGATAGCTCGGTGGGCGGTTCCGGTGATTGGGCTACTTGGGATGCTTTTTTGATGGGCTTTAAGGACAAGACCTCCGCCAATCGTCCTGTGCCAGCGGCAGAATATTTTTACACATTTTGGTCGCCAGACAATCCCGATGCAACCAAGTCAGGCGCACAACCGCACTTCATCGGGAAATTTGGTGGCGACGGTTGGCCGCCTTTTACCGCTCCACCACGCGATGCAACCCGTAAGGGCGCTTGGGACGGTGTGATCAAAGTTGATGGCGTTGTGAACGACGACAGCACGCCCGACAAAGGCTATGTCATTGAGATGATGTTCGACTTGGGCGTTATGGGGTATGACTTCACCAAAGCAACGGGCGATGTAGGACTTTTTAGCTTGTCTATCTGGGATGCAGACTGGAACTGGCCACGCAATGCCGCTAAGTTTGCCTCTAACCGTACTTGGTGGCAAGACCCTTGGGGAAATGCGGACGTCCTCTCCCAAGTGCAACTTTGGGGACGCCCAGACTGGACGATCAATTCTACCGGAAGCGCACCAGCCATTAATGTGGATGGCAAAATCCCGAATGCTGCGGGTGAAACCATGCCAACCGTTGATGGAGGTTTGACAGAAGCCGTTTGGACAAAGGCCAAAGGAATGGACATCCGATATGGCGATAAAACCCTTCGCGGCAGCTATCGTGGCGTTGGCCCATTCTTGAGTGGAGAATTTCAACCAGAATTTAATGGCGTTCGTGCCGACGTGTTGGATCCGGGAGATGCAACTGTGAAGTGGTTCTATTCTGGGACAAAACTCTATGTCTCGGCAGATGTGAGAGACCAAGTTTTGACGGGTGACGACAATTACGATATGTGGGATGGCTTCCGTCTCATGTTGTTAGATCGCGACCCTGCTGCGCTCACCTCCGAGAATGTGGGAGAAGCACGTCAGTTTGTGGTTAGAATAGGTGCTGATGGCAAAATGGTTACTGATGGATACCTGACCGACCTCATTAAGAGTGGAAAAGCAGAAGCCGCCCTGAAGTTCAAAGGCTCAAGTACGGTAAATGATGCCAATGACATTGACCTTGGCTATACCGTCGAAATGGTGATTGACCTTGCGGCGCTGGGTTATCCCGTTGGCGACAATACGTTATTTGCGGGTTTGTGTCTCTTTGATGGAGATAAATTGGCAGATCCGGCCAAAAATTATAGCACCCGCACTTGGTGGTTCAAAGAACATACTGGTGGTGCAACTTGGGCATGGTTGGTCATGGACGACACCTTCAAAATTGGTGTAGCGAACGAAGTGAATGCAGAAATCCCGAATGGTTTCAAATTAGAGGGCAATTACCCGAACCCCTTTAATCCCTCCACGACCATCCGTTATGCCCTGCCACAAGCGGGAGACGTAAATTTAGATGTCTTTGATGTTACAGGGCGCTTGGTTCGGACTGTTAACCTTGGTGCGCAAAGTGCAGGCTCACAAGGTGCAACCTTCCAAGCCAACGGTTTGGCATCGGGTGTTTATCTGTATCAACTGCGTGTAAGAACCCAAGCCGGTGTTTATACCAGTCCGGCGGGCAAAATGATCTTAATGAAATAA
- a CDS encoding TonB-dependent receptor yields the protein MKGLRLILLLCSVLYGQMVFAQTGKLSGKVTDASGVTLIGVTVALPGTQLGAVTDTEGYFAILRIPPGTYSVRFSYIGYQALIISGVRVNSNQTTTQNATLREETLQGGEVTVVAERPIVDVSQTSSMTSLSKEDIAVLPVQNIGEIVNLQAGVVDGHFRGGRQGEVQYQVDGVSVNNPYNNSSSLELDRSLLQEVQVISGTFDAEYGQAMSGVVNAVLRSGDLDRFEVNLETFGGSYYSTAENAYTKANRFPHLDKISPLNQRNLQASVSGPFIRNTTFLVSGQHLANDGYLFGERRFLPSDRSDLEQRTFNPTGDGAVVPMNFSYESNLLAKVSNRSLKNIKLEYQAITNWIKRKYYNDAWRLNPEGVKTPRQFSIVHGLNITHTLSDKRFYELTFRQNRFDYKDMLFEDLENPLYLDWGRPQSDSNYEDGAVVQGADLGRFIQTTDALVAKGAYTDQITKAHLLKLGFEFMRSNISFGAPGIIAETNVGGVQVLLPRTDLPEAKTTDFSPIQGSIFAQDRVEWGDLRIRGGVRLEYFDARTTVPSELRNPANAITGAPASTPKATTVKLALAPRLGISFPILDRASVFFSYGHFYQMPGLGQLFQNADYSVLKDLQAGGISYGVMGNPDLKPEFTTQYEFGFKSALNRDLGLDLSLFYKDIRDLLGVEFVQTFTAAEYARLTNVDFGGVRGFTLSLDQRTASGLNASVDYTLQIAVGNSSDPRETANRAAAGEDPRPRQVAFNWDQRHTLNGSLTWFKANNFNLTTILRFGSGQPFTPELGSTFGSDLEPNSGRKANFFLLDVRAEKYFKLGKWNATGFVRAFNLTDEHAVNGFVFANTGSPYYSLTPEANRSQLRNPGRFSQPRRIEVGLTLRGVFKKG from the coding sequence ATGAAAGGTCTGCGTCTGATCTTGTTGCTGTGCAGTGTGCTGTATGGCCAGATGGTTTTTGCCCAAACCGGTAAATTATCCGGAAAAGTCACCGATGCAAGCGGTGTCACCTTAATTGGCGTAACGGTGGCTTTGCCCGGCACACAATTGGGGGCAGTGACGGATACCGAGGGTTACTTTGCGATTTTGAGGATTCCACCTGGAACCTACTCGGTACGGTTTAGCTACATTGGCTATCAAGCCTTAATCATTTCCGGCGTTCGGGTAAATTCCAACCAAACAACCACGCAGAATGCCACATTAAGAGAGGAAACCTTACAAGGTGGCGAGGTTACAGTAGTTGCAGAGCGCCCCATTGTGGATGTTTCTCAGACAAGTTCCATGACCAGTTTGTCTAAAGAAGACATTGCGGTTCTACCGGTTCAAAACATTGGTGAGATCGTAAATTTACAAGCTGGAGTGGTGGATGGGCACTTTAGGGGAGGACGTCAAGGAGAGGTACAATATCAGGTGGACGGTGTTTCCGTAAACAACCCATACAATAATAGTTCTTCCTTAGAATTAGACCGATCTTTACTACAAGAAGTCCAAGTTATTTCGGGCACGTTTGATGCTGAATACGGCCAAGCCATGTCCGGCGTGGTCAATGCCGTGCTTCGGAGTGGAGACTTAGACCGCTTCGAGGTCAATCTTGAAACGTTTGGTGGGAGCTATTATTCCACCGCAGAAAATGCCTATACCAAAGCCAATCGTTTTCCACATTTAGACAAAATTAGCCCGCTAAACCAGCGAAATCTCCAAGCAAGTGTGAGTGGGCCATTTATCCGCAATACAACCTTTTTGGTCAGCGGACAGCATTTGGCCAACGACGGCTATTTATTCGGTGAACGGCGCTTTTTACCGTCTGACCGCTCGGACTTGGAACAGCGCACTTTTAACCCGACGGGCGATGGCGCAGTTGTTCCGATGAATTTCTCTTATGAATCCAATCTTTTGGCGAAGGTCTCGAACCGTTCCCTCAAAAACATCAAATTGGAATACCAAGCTATTACCAACTGGATAAAGCGGAAATACTACAATGACGCTTGGCGGCTCAATCCGGAGGGCGTCAAAACGCCGCGCCAGTTTTCGATTGTGCATGGTCTGAACATTACCCACACCTTGTCAGATAAACGCTTCTATGAACTCACGTTCCGACAAAATAGATTTGACTACAAAGATATGTTATTTGAGGACTTAGAGAACCCTCTTTACTTAGATTGGGGACGGCCACAAAGCGACAGCAATTACGAAGATGGTGCAGTGGTGCAAGGTGCTGATCTGGGACGGTTTATCCAAACCACCGATGCCTTGGTTGCCAAAGGGGCTTATACCGATCAGATTACCAAGGCCCATTTGCTAAAATTGGGATTTGAATTTATGCGCTCCAATATTTCGTTTGGTGCGCCCGGTATTATCGCCGAAACCAATGTGGGTGGAGTGCAGGTTTTACTCCCCCGTACCGATTTACCCGAAGCCAAAACCACCGATTTTAGCCCTATCCAAGGTTCTATTTTTGCACAAGATCGTGTAGAATGGGGCGATTTACGGATTCGTGGTGGCGTGCGTTTAGAATATTTCGATGCACGAACAACGGTTCCAAGCGAGCTTAGGAATCCAGCCAATGCCATTACTGGTGCGCCAGCCTCTACGCCTAAAGCCACCACGGTTAAATTGGCTTTAGCGCCTCGTTTAGGCATTTCCTTCCCCATTTTAGACCGAGCTTCCGTCTTTTTCTCCTATGGTCATTTTTATCAAATGCCCGGCTTGGGTCAGCTTTTCCAAAATGCGGATTATTCCGTCTTAAAAGACCTACAAGCAGGTGGAATTTCGTATGGTGTGATGGGCAATCCAGACCTGAAACCCGAATTTACCACCCAATATGAATTTGGTTTTAAGTCTGCCCTTAACCGCGACTTAGGCTTAGACTTGAGCTTGTTTTATAAAGACATACGCGACTTGCTGGGGGTGGAATTTGTGCAAACCTTTACCGCCGCCGAGTATGCCCGATTAACCAATGTGGATTTTGGCGGTGTGCGTGGTTTTACCCTCTCATTAGACCAACGAACGGCTTCCGGCTTGAATGCCTCGGTGGATTATACCTTGCAAATTGCCGTTGGAAATAGTAGCGATCCGCGAGAAACCGCAAACCGCGCTGCCGCCGGAGAAGACCCGCGTCCACGTCAGGTGGCCTTTAATTGGGATCAACGCCATACCTTAAATGGCTCACTTACGTGGTTTAAGGCCAATAATTTTAACCTCACCACAATTTTGCGATTTGGCAGTGGTCAGCCCTTTACACCGGAATTAGGCTCAACGTTCGGATCGGACTTGGAACCCAATTCGGGTCGTAAAGCCAACTTCTTCCTCTTGGATGTGCGGGCCGAGAAGTACTTCAAACTGGGGAAATGGAACGCAACGGGGTTTGTCCGAGCCTTTAACCTGACGGATGAACATGCGGTAAATGGCTTTGTTTTTGCCAATACCGGAAGCCCGTATTATTCCTTAACACCGGAAGCAAATCGGAGCCAACTTCGTAATCCAGGCCGTTTCTCGCAACCACGTAGGATTGAGGTTGGATTAACCCTAAGAGGTGTTTTTAAGAAAGGGTAA